The region CGGATAAATCAAAAAGATTGATTGGAAAGGAGTCTGGCAAAAGCATCACTTCAATATTGATGGGGAAGTGCGGCCATGCGCATTGTCCGGTCAGGGCCAATAGGATTTTCAAAAACAGATGGACTTCTGAAGCACCGCCGTTGGCCAGGATAAACCTTCTGGCAGCTTGGATTTTCTCGTCTTTTGGATCCCGGTAACCGGAATAAAGAAGAGCATAATACGCTTCCACTGTAGAAGTTACGTTGCCTTTCTCCTGATCATGGAATAGCTTCCAGGATCCATCTTCCTCCTGCTTTCCGGCGATGCGCTCCACCAATTCTTTAATGAGCTCCTCTTCATCGTTTATCTCCAATGTCCGTAATAGAATAATCATGCTGCAGTCTGAAGCGATCCCAGTCTCGAAAGGATACTGCCAAGCTCCGTTCTCTGCCTGGTCCAAGACAAACTGATTCGCGATTCTATTCATTTCCATCTTTACCCCATCCCTCATTTGACCGATCCTCTCCCCAAAAATTCATCTTTCAAATTCATATTCCGCCGGCGAGTTGAATATGTTCCTTTGATGGAGCGGATTGAATAGAGCCACATGAACTACTGTAAAAAGGGTGATGCCGTTTTGCTCGACTCTTTAACAGATGTCAAAAAAGAATTGAAAAAGAAGATGAAGAAAAAATCAGTCTGCCTTCCGTCGCTATCAGAAAAAGATCAAAAATGTATTGAAACGATAAGAGAAAAGACGAGGCAGTTAAATCAAGACAATGTCACAAGGACGCAGGCTTATTATAAGTTTTACCTTCAATATCCTACGATACAATGGGCACTGCTCGGACATATGATCTCACGGAATGTTGGCTGGAACATGACCGATTTAAAAGGGGAATTGCTGACGAAACTGTTATCTGAAAAGGAACAGCTAACATTTTTTACTTTTTTGGAGCGCGGCAGCTGGTTGATTTTCCAGGATGTATATCCTCAATTCTTGATTTATGACCTGAGTGTGAAGAGGGGTAAAGAAATGTTCCACCTTTTGCCGTTCTTTCATACATCGACATTCATGGAGACGATTTGGAGGTATTTTTGGCGCAGTGGGGACAGTTATACGCTGGCCATTGCAATGGTGATAAATGAACAAAGCTATTTGGAAAAAAGGTTGATTCAAAATGAGCATTTCCAAAAGAATGTAACCGGTACGGTCAGCTTTAAAATGTATGAATTTTTGCGGCTGAATAACATTCTTTTTCCCTACTATCCTGGGGAAAAAGCGCAGAAAGCTTCCCTTGTTGGCGCCACTTCAAAGCAATTCACTTCACTCGACAAAAGAATTTTATTCGGTAAAAATCTGTACTCCCTTCTTTTTCAGCGTGAAGAGATCTTGAAAGGGGTCTTGAAATGGGCACAAGTATCGCCCCATACCGGCTCAAGGAAAGATTACTGGCCAGGTCTGTTTAATGATGTAAATGAATCTTATCCTCGAGCCATCTATAAACGGCGGGTGAAGAATTGCTTGCTGAGAAAGGGGGCTAATCGATTGTACAGTCCGCCTCTAAAATACGCCTGGCCGGCTGCAGTCCATGATGACATGTGCGAAGAAGACTGGTTTGAGGATTGGATCGTCCTGGAGTATCTCAAAGAAAAAGCAATTTTCGATGGAGAGATTTTCAAAAGTTATTGTAAAACCTTTGAAACCATTGAACTGGCTGTCATGGCAAAGGAAGCCCTCCTGCTGAGGGGAGGGGATTAATCATTCTTGCGCGGTGATCCTTGGAAAGAATCTTCAAAAAAGAGAGAAAAGCCTCATCGGCTCTTCTCTCCTGTAAAAATCTAAGAATGATGAAGAAAGGGGCTTTGCTTAAGAAACAGAAAAGCCTTCATCTTCTTTCACTCCATTTTTATCTGTATATTCATCCAGCAGGGCACGCACTCCATCGGTGGTCACTGTTTCCATCAGACGATTTCTCAGCTCACTCGCTCCCCGGAATCCGCGGACGTAGATCTTAAAGAAGCGGCGAAGCGGTTTGAATGGGCGAGGTTCCAGATCATCGGAATACTTATCAAAAAGATCGAGATGCAGTCTTAGGAGATCAAGCAGTTCTTCACTCGTATGATCTTTCTTCTCTGTTTCGAACGCGAATGGGTTATGGAAGATCCCCCGTCCGATCATCACACCATCGACGCCGTATTTTTCTACGAGTTCAAGTCCCTTGTGACGGTCCGGAATGTCGCCGTTGATCGTCAGTAATGTATGTGGGGCAACTTCGTCACGAAGTTTTTTGATCTCAGGAATCAGTTCCCAGTGAGCATCGACGTCACTCATTTCCTTTTTTGTACGAAGATGGATGGAAAGATTGACAATATCCTGTTCCAGGAGGTGCTTCAGCCAGTCGTACCATTCATCCACTTGTGTGTAGCCGAGACGGGTCTTCACACTGACGGGAAGTCCCCCTGCTTTGGCTGCCTGGATGAGTTCCGCTGCGACATCCGGACGTCGGATCAGGCCGGATCCTTTCCCATTCGCTGCTACATTGTGCACAGGGCAGCCCATATTGATATCGATTCCCCGGAAGCCCATTTCGGCCATACCGATACTCATTTCCCGGAAGTATTCGGGCTTGTCCCCCCAAATATGGGCGACCATCGGCTGTTCATCTTCCGTGAACGTCAGACGCCCACGTACGCTGTCTTTTCCTTTCGGATGACAGTAGCTTTCTGTATTCGTAAATTCTGTGAAAAACACGTCAGGTCTCGCGGCTTCATTTACGACATGACGAAAAACGACATCCGTCACATCTTCCATCGGTGCCAGAACAAAAAACGGCCGCGGCAATTCATTCCAAAAATTATCTTTCATCTTATATCAAAACCCTTTCCTTAAGGGAAGGCACGTTCCCAAAATTAAAAGTGAGAATGTATCTGTCTGATCCATTACATATTGCCTGGATTTCAACCAGTATATACTTTAATACGAACAAACGAAAAGTGCAAGGGGACAAGCCGTCTTACGGGATTATGCGCTGTGTAGGTGTGAATCCTAGTGTATGATTTGTAATCCATTGAATCTTAGATGTTGATTGGAGCGAGGAAAGGTTGGGCGGATGTTCGATTAAGTTCGGCACATCCGTGTGCCAGCATCGAACGACCTCACTTCGAGTGAGGCTCCTCGGAAAGCGAGCATCCTTCTGCGGAAATCAACCTTACATAACCTTCAATAAATAGCAACAAACTTTACTAAAAGAGCGTTTTAAAAAATCCATACATGTAAAAAATTACTATAATGTATTTGTAGAATCAGTTTAGGTACTTATTCTGAAAGACAGTAAAGGCGATCGGATGATGTCTGGTATGAATGAAAATCCGTTATTGAAGAGCGAGGAAAAGAAACCGAAGATCAAGGTGGAAAGAAAACAAGGGGAATCGACTACTGCCTTTAAAGGTGCAAGTTGGGCAGCTTTGGTGTTGGGTGTATCTGCTTATCTAGTTGGCCTGTTCAATGCAGGAATGCAATTGAATGAGAAGGGGTATTACTTTGCCGTTTTGGTATTCGGCCAATATGCCGCAGTATCTCTGCAAAAAGCGGCCAGGGACAGGGAAGAGGATATCCCGGTTTCTGGCATCTATTACGGACTCAGTTGGTTTGCCCTCATCGTAGCCAGTTCCTTGATGGCGATCGGACTGTATAATGCCGGAAGCATCATCTTAAGTGAAAAAGGATTTTATGCCATGGCATTTGTACTTAGTTTATTTGCAGCCATCACCATTCAGAAAAATATTCGGGATACACAGCTGGCTAAAGAAAGAGATTAATAATAAGGACGGTACTGCTGTAGTACCGTCCTTTGTCGTTCTGGATGAAGTTTTAAAGAAGTATGGGAAGCTTCTTTTTCCTACTTTAATACTCACCCTTGATCACAAAATACGAGCCCCGGATGGTACCAGCCAGCTTGGATTTTTGCCTGGCGAATTTGAATTTTCCTTCAAGCTCCTTCGGTACTTCCATTCCTTCGGACAGCTTAAAGCCGACAGCCCGCTTCTTCGGGTCATCAACCGTGTACATGACGTTGAGCACGAGGCCGTCTTCATAAATGACGTAGGCAAATTGGATGTTTTCCACTTGAAATCGGGTCGTTTCCAGTGGCTTTGCCGCAAATTCAATATCGCGTTCTTCTTTCAAAATCCGATTTACATAATCAATTGTCTCCTGGCTTTCGCCGGCGGGAACAACCGTGAACTCATGCTTGTATTTATTCATGAAGTAACGGGCTTCATTCGCACGCAGCCCTGCAAGCTTTTCTATAATAGGCGAGGATTCTAAACCAGTCGTAGACACATCTTTAAAATCAACGATATAGGACATGTTCATTCCTCCTATTATTTCCTGACAACAGGAATCCACATTTCTCCATATACCAAACCGTTGCGACGACCCATCTCAACCGCTGTATTCGGTCCGCCGACATAGGCGACATCCTTTGCTTCCGGAAGGGCTTGGCCAAAGGCTATCCCTGTAAGCATGGTGCTTAACTCAATATCTGTTTCCGCTTCTCCTTTTACCACCAGATAGGCGCCCTTTGGGAATTGGATGATCCTTGTTGCATTCGGGACTGTTTCCTCTGTCATGACGCCGGC is a window of Falsibacillus albus DNA encoding:
- a CDS encoding DUF2515 family protein, yielding MLDSLTDVKKELKKKMKKKSVCLPSLSEKDQKCIETIREKTRQLNQDNVTRTQAYYKFYLQYPTIQWALLGHMISRNVGWNMTDLKGELLTKLLSEKEQLTFFTFLERGSWLIFQDVYPQFLIYDLSVKRGKEMFHLLPFFHTSTFMETIWRYFWRSGDSYTLAIAMVINEQSYLEKRLIQNEHFQKNVTGTVSFKMYEFLRLNNILFPYYPGEKAQKASLVGATSKQFTSLDKRILFGKNLYSLLFQREEILKGVLKWAQVSPHTGSRKDYWPGLFNDVNESYPRAIYKRRVKNCLLRKGANRLYSPPLKYAWPAAVHDDMCEEDWFEDWIVLEYLKEKAIFDGEIFKSYCKTFETIELAVMAKEALLLRGGD
- a CDS encoding tRNA dihydrouridine synthase yields the protein MKDNFWNELPRPFFVLAPMEDVTDVVFRHVVNEAARPDVFFTEFTNTESYCHPKGKDSVRGRLTFTEDEQPMVAHIWGDKPEYFREMSIGMAEMGFRGIDINMGCPVHNVAANGKGSGLIRRPDVAAELIQAAKAGGLPVSVKTRLGYTQVDEWYDWLKHLLEQDIVNLSIHLRTKKEMSDVDAHWELIPEIKKLRDEVAPHTLLTINGDIPDRHKGLELVEKYGVDGVMIGRGIFHNPFAFETEKKDHTSEELLDLLRLHLDLFDKYSDDLEPRPFKPLRRFFKIYVRGFRGASELRNRLMETVTTDGVRALLDEYTDKNGVKEDEGFSVS
- the yiaA gene encoding inner membrane protein YiaA, with amino-acid sequence MSGMNENPLLKSEEKKPKIKVERKQGESTTAFKGASWAALVLGVSAYLVGLFNAGMQLNEKGYYFAVLVFGQYAAVSLQKAARDREEDIPVSGIYYGLSWFALIVASSLMAIGLYNAGSIILSEKGFYAMAFVLSLFAAITIQKNIRDTQLAKERD
- a CDS encoding phage tail protein; amino-acid sequence: MSYIVDFKDVSTTGLESSPIIEKLAGLRANEARYFMNKYKHEFTVVPAGESQETIDYVNRILKEERDIEFAAKPLETTRFQVENIQFAYVIYEDGLVLNVMYTVDDPKKRAVGFKLSEGMEVPKELEGKFKFARQKSKLAGTIRGSYFVIKGEY
- a CDS encoding GyrI-like domain-containing protein; this encodes MADYTLEEKESFTVVGIGTELKSDYRDFAAINKEKADFWSDVKEDGRLDALKSVAKNDYIFTVNEAVNNKMMHYAGVMTEETVPNATRIIQFPKGAYLVVKGEAETDIELSTMLTGIAFGQALPEAKDVAYVGGPNTAVEMGRRNGLVYGEMWIPVVRK